The genomic DNA CCCACGTTTCATACTGATGCTTCCACCTCAAGGAGCTTTCATCTGTTTCCTTTACCCAGCTAAGATCAGAGTAAGCGTAATTATGCTTAAGAGCCTGTTCATAGTCTTTTTTAACGTAACAAACCTCGGCTTGAAGTAAATGTGAGAATGCCCAGTAAGCAAACGTAGGAGGTGAACCCTGATTCTTTAAGATATCTTCATCTACATTTTGGTGTTTACGTTCCGATTTCATTTGTACTTCGGCCAAATTTCTTAATGCTATAGCGAACTTATCTACCTTCTCCCACTTGCGCAATGTGCGATATGTGTTAACCAAATCCTTTAACGCATCTAACTGGTCAATTTCATCAAGACGATTAACATAAGTCTCAAACTGTACAGCAGCTTCATAACTTCTCTCTTGGTCATCTCCTTGCCTGCTCTGAAACAGGCGGTACTGACATATAGCCAAGCGCTCCGAGTGCTGCTTATTTTCACTTAGAGCAACATTCTCATAAAGTATGGCCGCTGCTTCATACAGTTTTTCTTGGAAAAGCTGCTCGGCAAGTTGGAATAAAGGATCGGCATAGCCCAACTTATCCAATAGCATATTCACGACTTGATGAATGCAATCCAACTTGTTTAATTTTGCACAATTTTCCAAAAATGGACTCATTCTACGCCAGTTGGGACTAGCATCAGCCAAACATTCGGGGATATAACGTTCATAATAATAACCAACGGGATGCCCCATCGCTTCTGTAATTCGGTCTAGCTGATAGACTGAGAACTTACGGTTTCCATTAATGAGGCTGCTAACTGTGCCGGGATTCATCTTTGCTTTTCTAGCCAGATCGCTAATGTTTAAATCATGTTCGGTCATGTACTTGATCAATTCTGCGAGTATCGTGGTTGTATGGGACAAAATAAACCACCCCTTTAAAGGAAACTTATTAGGATATCAACCTATTTAAAATAGAAACATCAGAATCAAATGATAAAATGTCAATTTCGGAAATGAGTATACCATCTTTTGGGATGTTTTCATATACATTTCAATACGGGATTCTTACCTTTAATGCTTTACCTAATCACAAGAATCCCGCTGCAACAGCGATCGTAAGATCAAATGGAACGCGGAGCGGCCTTAGCCATACAATATTTCATCTGAATGTAAAAGGGGATGATTATGTTGGCTACCTTCTCGGCCGCCCTTCAAGTGAAAAAGCGGATGGCCAAGCAAGTTTTAAAAATGTCCGGTGTCCACGGCATCGGCGTTGGGTATAGGGACCCTGCTCGTCCCAAAAGAG from Paenibacillus sp. FSL R10-2782 includes the following:
- a CDS encoding helix-turn-helix transcriptional regulator, translating into MSHTTTILAELIKYMTEHDLNISDLARKAKMNPGTVSSLINGNRKFSVYQLDRITEAMGHPVGYYYERYIPECLADASPNWRRMSPFLENCAKLNKLDCIHQVVNMLLDKLGYADPLFQLAEQLFQEKLYEAAAILYENVALSENKQHSERLAICQYRLFQSRQGDDQERSYEAAVQFETYVNRLDEIDQLDALKDLVNTYRTLRKWEKVDKFAIALRNLAEVQMKSERKHQNVDEDILKNQGSPPTFAYWAFSHLLQAEVCYVKKDYEQALKHNYAYSDLSWVKETDESSLRWKHQYETWAKANIYVNKLMSGEVSVIPDYIAYFSSKKEEILPGLDNIIDAANQYTINVDDILMQFEPEILSLLEEQESGGVYNQQFITERLTHFTKQLAVYYLHKNVFSKGFRFLLSCLEKSTAINNKSYILECVKLFESFRENASSETQAAYRNLISEVQVDVHEE